The proteins below are encoded in one region of Rhododendron vialii isolate Sample 1 chromosome 7a, ASM3025357v1:
- the LOC131333046 gene encoding gibberellin 20 oxidase 1-D-like isoform X2, with product MPDETLVDQPNLISFDSSILRHEHNIPSQFIWPDHEKPSPDPPPELHVPPIDMGAFLSGDPVAVSNATRLVNEACKKHGFFQVINHGVSLELISEAHKNMDLFFGMSLLEKMRAERKNGDHCGYASSFTGRFSSKLPWKETLSFGYCDDRDHRSFNMVEDYFLSKLGEDFTQFGVFQDYCEAMSSLSLGIMELLGVSLGVGPSHFRDFFKGNDSIMRLNYYPPCQKPDLILGTGPHCDPTSLTILHQDDVGGLQVFVDGKWHSIPPRSEAFVVNIGDTFMALSNGMYKSCLHRAVVNNETARKSLAFFLCPKLDKVVTPPNGLLVNNTTTPRLYPDFTWRSLLQFTQKHYRADMKTLDAFSNWLQYHCSSNNNNN from the exons ATGCCTGACGAAACCCTAGTTGATCAACCAAACCTTATCTCTTTCGACTCCTCTATTCTTCGACATGAACATAACATCCCGTCTCAATTCATATGGCCAGACCACGAAAAGCCCAGCCCGGATCCACCACCGGAACTCCACGTCCCGCCCATCGACATGGGCGCCTTCCTCTCTGGCGACCCCGTTGCCGTTTCAAACGCCACTCGGCTTGTCAATGAGGCGTGCAAAAAGCATGGGTTTTTTCAAGTGATAAATCATGGAGTTAGTTTGGAGCTCATAAGTGAAGCTCACAAGAACATGGATTTGTTTTTCGGGATGTCGTTACTGGAGAAGATGAGAGCTGAGAGAAAGAATGGGGATCACTGTGGATATGCTAGTAGCTTTACTGGCAGGTTTTCTTCTAAGCTTCCGTGGAAGGAAACGTTGTCCTTTGGTTATTGTGATGATCGTGATCATCGGAGTTTCAATATGGTTGAGGACTACTTCTTAAGCAAGTTGGGAGAAGATTTCACACAATTTGG GGTTTTCCAAGATTACTGTGAAGCTATGAGCTCTCTGTCACTTGGGATAATGGAGCTTTTGGGAGTGAGCCTAGGGGTGGGCCCATCCCATTTCAGAGATTTCTTCAAAGGAAATGACTCAATAATGAGATTAAACTATTACCCTCCTTGCCAGAAACCTGATCTCATACTTGGAACTGGGCCCCATTGTGATCCGACGTCCCTCACCATCCTTCATCAAGACGACGTCGGAGGGCTTCAAGTGTTTGTCGATGGAAAATGGCACTCAATTCCTCCCCGTTCCGAAGCCTTCGTGGTCAACATTGGGGACACTTTCATG GCTCTATCAAATGGTATGTACAAGAGTTGCTTGCACAGAGCTGTGGTGAACAATGAAACAGCAAGGAAGTCACTGGCCTTCTTTCTGTGTCCAAAGCTAGACAAGGTGGTAACTCCACCAAATGGATTATTGGTTAACAATACTACTACTCCAAGGTTATATCCAGACTTCACATGGCGTTCTCTTCTTCAATTCACTCAGAAGCATTATAGAGCAGACATGAAAACCCTGGATGCCTTCTCCAACTGGCTTCAATATCActgcagcagcaacaacaacaacaactga
- the LOC131333046 gene encoding gibberellin 20 oxidase 1-D-like isoform X1, translating to MPDETLVDQPNLISFDSSILRHEHNIPSQFIWPDHEKPSPDPPPELHVPPIDMGAFLSGDPVAVSNATRLVNEACKKHGFFQVINHGVSLELISEAHKNMDLFFGMSLLEKMRAERKNGDHCGYASSFTGRFSSKLPWKETLSFGYCDDRDHRSFNMVEDYFLSKLGEDFTQFGRVFQDYCEAMSSLSLGIMELLGVSLGVGPSHFRDFFKGNDSIMRLNYYPPCQKPDLILGTGPHCDPTSLTILHQDDVGGLQVFVDGKWHSIPPRSEAFVVNIGDTFMALSNGMYKSCLHRAVVNNETARKSLAFFLCPKLDKVVTPPNGLLVNNTTTPRLYPDFTWRSLLQFTQKHYRADMKTLDAFSNWLQYHCSSNNNNN from the exons ATGCCTGACGAAACCCTAGTTGATCAACCAAACCTTATCTCTTTCGACTCCTCTATTCTTCGACATGAACATAACATCCCGTCTCAATTCATATGGCCAGACCACGAAAAGCCCAGCCCGGATCCACCACCGGAACTCCACGTCCCGCCCATCGACATGGGCGCCTTCCTCTCTGGCGACCCCGTTGCCGTTTCAAACGCCACTCGGCTTGTCAATGAGGCGTGCAAAAAGCATGGGTTTTTTCAAGTGATAAATCATGGAGTTAGTTTGGAGCTCATAAGTGAAGCTCACAAGAACATGGATTTGTTTTTCGGGATGTCGTTACTGGAGAAGATGAGAGCTGAGAGAAAGAATGGGGATCACTGTGGATATGCTAGTAGCTTTACTGGCAGGTTTTCTTCTAAGCTTCCGTGGAAGGAAACGTTGTCCTTTGGTTATTGTGATGATCGTGATCATCGGAGTTTCAATATGGTTGAGGACTACTTCTTAAGCAAGTTGGGAGAAGATTTCACACAATTTGG AAGGGTTTTCCAAGATTACTGTGAAGCTATGAGCTCTCTGTCACTTGGGATAATGGAGCTTTTGGGAGTGAGCCTAGGGGTGGGCCCATCCCATTTCAGAGATTTCTTCAAAGGAAATGACTCAATAATGAGATTAAACTATTACCCTCCTTGCCAGAAACCTGATCTCATACTTGGAACTGGGCCCCATTGTGATCCGACGTCCCTCACCATCCTTCATCAAGACGACGTCGGAGGGCTTCAAGTGTTTGTCGATGGAAAATGGCACTCAATTCCTCCCCGTTCCGAAGCCTTCGTGGTCAACATTGGGGACACTTTCATG GCTCTATCAAATGGTATGTACAAGAGTTGCTTGCACAGAGCTGTGGTGAACAATGAAACAGCAAGGAAGTCACTGGCCTTCTTTCTGTGTCCAAAGCTAGACAAGGTGGTAACTCCACCAAATGGATTATTGGTTAACAATACTACTACTCCAAGGTTATATCCAGACTTCACATGGCGTTCTCTTCTTCAATTCACTCAGAAGCATTATAGAGCAGACATGAAAACCCTGGATGCCTTCTCCAACTGGCTTCAATATCActgcagcagcaacaacaacaacaactga
- the LOC131334904 gene encoding glyoxylate/hydroxypyruvate reductase HPR3-like: protein MENQNAVSENLPKLLILRPPHIINLFEDQFSDKFQLLKPWESPIPTDQFLAAHCASVEAMLISGLTPITADVLRLLPLLRLICTTSAGLNHIDLPECRRRGVSIASAGSAYSEDVADLAVGLLIDVLRRVSAANRFVRDGVWPIKGDYPLGSKLGGKRVGIIGLGSIGFLVAKRLEALGCSISYNSRKKKPSVPFPFYDNVCDLATNCDVLVLCCALTDQTRHMINKEVLLALGKEGVIINIARGAVIDEKELVRCLVEGEIAGAGLDVFENEPQVPPELFALDNVVMSPHRAVFTEESLWDLCQLMLGNLEAFFSNKPLLSPVVDE from the exons ATGGAGAACCAGAACGCAGTGTCCGAAAACCTCCCAAAGCTGTTGATTCTACGCCCACCCCATATCATCAACCTTTTCGAAGATCAATTCTCGGACAAATTCCAACTCCTCAAGCCATGGGAATCCCCCATCCCCACCGACCAGTTCCTCGCCGCTCACTGCGCCTCCGTCGAAGCCATGCTGATTTCCGGCCTCACTCCGATCACCGCCGACGTCCTCCGCCTCCTCCCTTTGCTCCGGCTTATCTGCACCACCAGCGCCGGCCTCAATCACATCGACTTGCCTGAGTGCCGCCGCCGGGGAGTCTCCATCGCTAGCGCCGGCTCCGCGTACTCCGAGGACGTCGCGGATTTGGCGGTCGGACTGTTGATTGATGTGTTGAGGAGAGTTAGCGCTGCTAATCGGTTTGTGCGTGATGGGGTTTGGCCAATCAAAGGAGATTACCCTCTCGGTTCtaag TTGGGAGGCAAGCGAGTTGGGATCATTGGATTAGGAAGCATTGGCTTCTTAGTTGCAAAGAGACTTGAGGCCCTTGGCTGCTCTATTTCATACAACTCAAGGAAGAAGAAACCATCTGTTCCTTTTCCGTTTTACGACAATGTTTGTGACCTTGCAACTAATTGTGACGTTCTAGTCCTTTGCTGTGCATTGACTGACCAAACCCGCCACATGATTAACAAGGAAGTCTTGTTGGCATTGGGAAAGGAAGGAGTCATCATCAATATTGCTCGGGGGGCTGTTATTGATGAGAAAGAATTAGTGCGGTGTTTGGTGGAAGGAGAAATTGCAGGAGCTGGTTTGGATGTGTTTGAGAATGAGCCACAGGTTCCTCCGGAGCTCTTTGCATTAGATAATGTTGTCATGTCACCACATCGAGCTGTGTTCACAGAGGAATCGCTTTGGGATTTATGTCAACTTATGTTAGGGAACCTGGAAGCGTTCTTCTCAAACAAACCTTTACTGTCTCCTGTTGTGGATGAATGA